One stretch of Celeribacter baekdonensis DNA includes these proteins:
- the styC gene encoding styrene-oxide isomerase StyC translates to MTDEHVEPWKLTLRDIMAGNGVLMIFAALVGGLGYWMFLLGGFEIVPGFFVSFQLPGTEHGWRGTHTGPVLNGLMTIAVAFVIPHLNFSEKWGKIWGWIVMLDGWSNVVFYWGSNFSPNRALAFGDTPIGPSNIFSFIGLAPAYVFGVLNMIALVAIGRQAIIVAKSRRDRGDLAVGTRGVV, encoded by the coding sequence ATGACTGACGAACACGTCGAACCGTGGAAGCTTACACTCCGCGACATTATGGCCGGGAACGGTGTACTGATGATTTTTGCTGCACTGGTGGGTGGGCTTGGCTACTGGATGTTCTTGCTGGGCGGCTTCGAGATTGTCCCGGGCTTTTTCGTCTCCTTTCAACTGCCCGGCACCGAACATGGATGGCGCGGAACCCATACCGGGCCAGTCTTGAACGGTCTTATGACAATCGCAGTCGCATTTGTTATACCTCATCTGAATTTCTCGGAAAAATGGGGTAAGATTTGGGGCTGGATCGTCATGCTGGACGGTTGGTCGAACGTTGTTTTCTATTGGGGATCCAACTTTTCGCCGAACCGGGCCCTAGCATTTGGCGACACGCCAATCGGCCCGTCCAACATTTTCAGCTTCATCGGACTCGCTCCGGCGTATGTGTTCGGCGTGCTGAACATGATCGCTCTGGTGGCGATTGGGCGTCAGGCAATAATCGTCGCAAAATCGCGCCGTGACAGAGGTGACCTCGCTGTAGGGACCCGCGGCGTCGTTTGA
- a CDS encoding EthD family reductase: MYCLCVEYPTPVDPDYFRNYYDTRHLPLAQRLPGLISYEVAYPSPLREGAHSPFCVFRAYFASPDDMQKALFSEEGSEVASDVPNYSPNGCHMFHHPVNLTKQAAA, encoded by the coding sequence ATGTATTGTCTTTGCGTTGAATATCCCACCCCGGTCGACCCGGACTACTTTAGGAACTATTACGATACGAGGCATCTCCCACTTGCGCAGCGACTCCCAGGTCTGATTTCCTACGAAGTGGCCTATCCTTCGCCGCTTAGGGAAGGTGCGCACTCGCCCTTCTGTGTCTTTCGCGCCTATTTCGCGTCGCCTGACGACATGCAGAAGGCCCTGTTTTCGGAAGAGGGGTCGGAAGTTGCCAGCGATGTGCCGAACTACTCGCCGAATGGGTGTCATATGTTTCACCATCCGGTCAATCTCACAAAGCAGGCTGCGGCATGA
- a CDS encoding flavin reductase family protein: MVDDQTFRAALAELAAGVNIVTTRLGEERRGITATAVCSVCAEPATILACTNQNTGTFKMIRDAGHFAVNILDYEHQNTAETFAGRSGLQGDDRFESSAWANGDVLGMPVLNGATALECEISEIVNSGTHAVIFGRVVGAKVQGITPLVYHGGSFRGLTDANKRVPA; the protein is encoded by the coding sequence ATGGTTGATGATCAAACATTTCGCGCGGCTCTCGCTGAATTGGCTGCGGGGGTAAACATCGTAACCACTCGCCTCGGAGAGGAGCGCCGAGGCATCACAGCGACCGCTGTCTGTTCAGTATGCGCAGAGCCCGCAACAATTCTGGCCTGCACTAACCAAAACACCGGGACCTTCAAGATGATCCGCGACGCGGGTCATTTCGCAGTCAATATTCTCGATTATGAACACCAGAACACTGCTGAAACTTTCGCCGGGCGGAGTGGGCTTCAAGGCGATGATCGGTTTGAGTCGTCGGCTTGGGCAAATGGAGATGTCCTGGGGATGCCAGTTCTGAATGGCGCAACCGCCTTGGAATGCGAAATTTCAGAGATCGTCAATTCCGGGACGCATGCAGTAATATTCGGTCGCGTAGTTGGCGCCAAGGTTCAGGGTATCACGCCCTTGGTTTACCATGGCGGTAGCTTTCGCGGCCTGACCGACGCCAACAAACGGGTGCCAGCCTGA
- a CDS encoding aldehyde dehydrogenase family protein: MKPRTSHVHKWGDLSCPQPSSGEVAGYAPNASLADLDIAVAAAQAAFKTWSKLSSDELQAYCEKVATTIGEHAEELAVLITKEQGKPLNGLGSRWELGGAQAWAGYSASLSLPVKILQDNNEGHVELHRKPLGVVGSITPWNFPVMIAIWHIMPALRTGNTVVVKPSPLTPLSTIRLGEIMSEVLPSGVVNVVTGDDKALNLGAAMSAHTGIRKIVFTGSCATGQKVMQSAAETMKRLTLEMGGNDAGIVLPDADPKAIAEGLFWGAFINNGQTCAAMKRLYVHDSIYDEVCENLVAFAKNIPVGDGMNEDSVLGPIQNAMQFDKVRRLVDAGESEGRVLLGGVPGEGLFFPPTIIADLSQDNLLVTEEQFGPVLPVIRYTDVEKAIAAANDSNNGLGGSIWTSDIEKGRELAKRMECGSVWINKHGAIQPNAPFGGVKQSGLGVEFGEEGLAEYTDIQVIFS, translated from the coding sequence ATTAAGCCCCGAACGTCCCATGTCCACAAATGGGGCGACCTTTCCTGTCCTCAACCCTCGTCGGGTGAGGTAGCAGGATATGCCCCGAACGCCTCGCTCGCCGATCTCGATATTGCAGTGGCCGCTGCACAAGCCGCATTTAAAACTTGGTCCAAACTGTCTTCTGACGAGCTTCAAGCATATTGTGAAAAGGTCGCGACCACGATTGGCGAACATGCCGAGGAGCTGGCCGTTCTGATCACCAAGGAACAGGGCAAGCCTCTGAACGGACTTGGCTCGCGCTGGGAACTCGGTGGCGCGCAGGCTTGGGCCGGCTATTCCGCAAGCCTGTCGCTGCCAGTCAAGATCCTTCAAGACAATAACGAGGGCCATGTCGAACTGCACCGTAAACCCCTTGGCGTGGTCGGCTCCATCACCCCGTGGAACTTCCCCGTGATGATCGCGATTTGGCACATCATGCCGGCGCTGCGCACCGGCAATACCGTGGTGGTCAAGCCCTCACCCTTAACGCCACTTTCAACCATACGTCTTGGGGAGATTATGAGTGAGGTCCTGCCCTCAGGCGTGGTCAATGTCGTGACCGGCGACGACAAGGCGCTCAACCTCGGAGCCGCCATGTCGGCCCACACGGGCATCCGCAAGATCGTTTTCACCGGCTCTTGCGCGACGGGTCAGAAGGTCATGCAATCGGCCGCCGAAACCATGAAGCGTCTAACGCTGGAGATGGGCGGCAATGACGCCGGTATCGTCCTTCCCGATGCTGATCCCAAGGCGATTGCAGAGGGGCTGTTTTGGGGCGCGTTCATCAACAACGGCCAGACTTGCGCGGCCATGAAGCGCCTGTATGTACACGACTCGATCTATGACGAGGTCTGCGAAAACCTGGTCGCCTTTGCCAAGAACATTCCGGTCGGCGACGGGATGAACGAGGACAGCGTCCTTGGGCCGATTCAGAACGCCATGCAATTCGACAAGGTGCGGCGGCTTGTCGATGCGGGCGAGTCTGAGGGCCGGGTGCTTCTCGGCGGCGTGCCAGGCGAGGGTCTGTTCTTTCCGCCCACCATCATCGCCGACCTGTCGCAAGACAACCTTCTGGTCACCGAGGAGCAGTTTGGCCCGGTGCTTCCTGTGATCCGCTACACGGATGTGGAAAAGGCCATCGCGGCGGCGAATGACTCAAACAATGGTCTGGGAGGCTCGATCTGGACCTCCGACATCGAGAAAGGCCGCGAACTTGCCAAGCGGATGGAATGCGGATCGGTCTGGATCAACAAGCACGGTGCCATCCAGCCAAACGCGCCTTTCGGTGGGGTTAAGCAATCTGGCCTTGGGGTCGAGTTTGGCGAAGAGGGTCTCGCTGAGTATACTGATATTCAGGTGATCTTCTCTTAA
- a CDS encoding OmpW/AlkL family protein, whose translation MKTKLICAAALLAATATHVQAQDAGPWSLRLGLSHIGMNESADISLGGATVPGASFTTDDDLTPTIGIGYRFSERFSAELTVGIPPTATLNGSGPLSGLELGKVTYGPATLTGLYHFPEFGNGLDAYVGGGVNYTIIFDTSDGAIDGFDVDNAFAPIIQAGIEGPLGNKTGWFLDAKYIALETKARGTVGGVPAEADITLDPLIVTAGVVVHF comes from the coding sequence ATGAAAACCAAACTAATCTGCGCGGCAGCACTGCTTGCTGCAACCGCCACACATGTGCAGGCTCAGGATGCTGGGCCCTGGTCGCTACGGCTCGGGTTGTCGCATATCGGGATGAATGAAAGCGCCGACATTTCACTGGGAGGTGCTACGGTTCCGGGCGCGAGCTTCACCACTGACGATGATTTGACGCCGACAATTGGCATCGGATATCGCTTTTCGGAGCGTTTTTCGGCAGAGTTAACTGTTGGTATCCCACCCACCGCCACCTTGAACGGTTCAGGGCCACTCTCTGGCCTCGAATTGGGCAAGGTCACTTATGGGCCGGCCACATTGACCGGACTCTATCATTTCCCTGAATTCGGCAATGGCCTTGATGCCTATGTCGGCGGCGGCGTGAATTATACGATTATTTTTGACACGAGTGATGGCGCGATTGATGGCTTCGACGTGGACAATGCGTTTGCGCCGATCATTCAGGCTGGAATTGAGGGACCCTTGGGCAACAAGACGGGATGGTTCCTCGATGCGAAGTACATCGCACTTGAGACCAAGGCGCGTGGTACCGTTGGTGGGGTGCCAGCAGAAGCAGACATTACGCTTGATCCCCTGATCGTAACTGCGGGCGTCGTCGTACACTTTTAA